The following coding sequences lie in one Pseudoalteromonas sp. Scap06 genomic window:
- the aceK gene encoding bifunctional isocitrate dehydrogenase kinase/phosphatase — protein MPSTLLTSQHNSVQSVVATKLARAIFAGFDAMFAQFLNITLGAQSRFEQRQYHEVQAAMRERLQVYERQVKQVSEAVRVIAYDELNCPQTWQRAKNIYGEMVKEHENQPIAHTFFNSTFGAIWDDKKIRTVHLFVLKAKYRGQPRSYEGLVSRISLKEGFDQAIKALLNEQVFRVPFKDLSSDLTKLQATLTQGAQQQCRQVYELINLNDGYIEYANSHFYRNKACYVIGRCIAKNGDNMPFAIAILNTPDGLTIDAVMMGADQLSLLFGFARTYFMVDTDQPARYVDYLSVLMPHKQRFELFNAIGFIKHAKTEFYRYKVDTTKSSPAEYTYHLAPGTPGMVMLVFTIDGLDYVYKVIKDKFSAPKTATKQQVKDKYNFVKQADRVGRLVDTHEFRYLAFDLSRFSDELLIEMKKHIGDSLVISGKALILKHVYVERKMTPLNLYINQCNSKSLQQVMLDYGKAIKELASANIFAGDMLMKNFGVTRWGRIVFYDYDEICPLTDCNFRDVPNTQNALEELSSHSYFDIDQNDIFPSQFKVFFSASNSAFNHFNHYHSDLFTAKYWQMIQQGIEQGQLPDVYPYKQSWRFNTMSVN, from the coding sequence ATGCCAAGCACGCTATTAACCTCTCAACATAATTCGGTACAATCCGTGGTCGCCACTAAGTTAGCCCGAGCGATATTTGCAGGCTTTGATGCTATGTTTGCACAATTTTTAAATATCACCTTAGGGGCACAAAGTCGCTTTGAACAACGCCAGTACCATGAGGTGCAAGCAGCAATGCGAGAGCGCTTACAAGTGTATGAACGCCAAGTAAAGCAAGTTAGTGAAGCTGTTAGAGTGATTGCTTATGATGAATTGAATTGCCCTCAAACATGGCAACGGGCTAAAAATATTTATGGTGAGATGGTAAAAGAGCATGAAAACCAGCCCATTGCGCATACATTTTTTAATTCTACTTTTGGCGCTATTTGGGATGATAAAAAAATTCGCACAGTTCACTTATTTGTATTAAAAGCAAAATACCGAGGGCAGCCGCGCTCTTATGAAGGGCTTGTAAGTCGTATCTCCTTAAAAGAAGGGTTTGATCAGGCAATTAAAGCCTTATTAAATGAGCAAGTGTTTAGAGTCCCCTTTAAAGATTTAAGTAGTGATTTAACTAAGTTACAAGCAACGTTAACGCAAGGTGCTCAGCAGCAATGTCGACAAGTATACGAATTAATAAACTTAAATGATGGTTATATCGAATATGCTAACTCGCATTTTTATCGTAATAAGGCCTGTTATGTCATAGGGCGATGTATTGCCAAAAATGGCGATAACATGCCCTTTGCAATTGCTATTTTAAATACCCCCGATGGGCTTACAATTGATGCTGTAATGATGGGGGCTGATCAACTAAGTTTATTATTTGGCTTTGCACGTACCTATTTTATGGTAGATACCGACCAACCTGCTCGTTATGTTGACTACCTCAGTGTATTAATGCCTCACAAACAACGTTTTGAATTATTTAATGCGATTGGTTTTATTAAACATGCAAAAACCGAATTTTATCGTTATAAAGTAGATACGACTAAAAGTAGTCCCGCAGAATACACGTACCACCTAGCGCCAGGGACTCCGGGTATGGTGATGCTAGTTTTTACCATTGACGGCCTAGATTATGTATACAAGGTAATAAAAGATAAGTTTAGTGCCCCAAAAACAGCAACTAAACAACAAGTAAAAGATAAATATAACTTTGTAAAACAAGCTGACAGAGTAGGGCGATTAGTTGACACTCATGAGTTTAGATACCTTGCATTTGACTTAAGCCGTTTTAGTGATGAACTGCTAATAGAAATGAAAAAACACATTGGCGATAGCTTAGTCATTTCCGGCAAAGCCTTAATACTAAAGCATGTTTACGTTGAGCGAAAAATGACACCGCTCAACCTGTATATCAATCAATGTAATAGTAAATCACTTCAGCAAGTGATGCTTGATTATGGTAAAGCGATAAAAGAGCTTGCCAGTGCAAATATTTTTGCTGGTGACATGCTGATGAAAAACTTCGGCGTAACACGTTGGGGGCGAATAGTATTTTATGATTATGATGAAATTTGCCCTCTCACCGATTGCAATTTTAGAGACGTGCCAAATACACAAAACGCGTTAGAAGAATTAAGCTCACACAGCTATTTTGATATTGACCAAAATGATATATTTCCCAGTCAATTTAAAGTGTTTTTTAGTGCCAGTAACAGTGCGTTTAACCACTTTAATCATTACCATAGTGATTTATTTACGGCAAAGTACTGGCAAATGATCCAGCAAGGAATTGAGCAAGGTCAGCTTCCAGATGTATACCCTTATAAGCAAAGTTGGCGTTTTAATACTATGTCAGTAAATTAA
- a CDS encoding LysR family transcriptional regulator codes for MNIRNVDLNLLVYLNVLIDEKSVSKAANKLALTQPAMSNALKRLRDLFDDPLLVRAAGSMTPTAKALSLKPEIEALLKMAEEITQPSEQFNPATAQVTFRIMANDYLESTLIAPFICEQLAKNPGIDFDVLSPSDVNLQDMEKGTIDLAINRFNGLPRSFHQATVWRDNYCCLTHPNNNFLTHANLNQYLQSEHIWVNRAGWGPEPAVTNKSGKQKLGWVDEALWQLEQTRKIRVFTRHYMIASLLCQSEQLIATLPRRQAKLLTSHTNLVISPVPFQVVPIEVKMIWSPLLHHTPAHQWLRRGLLAFANTVVDR; via the coding sequence ATGAATATAAGAAATGTCGACCTCAATTTACTCGTCTATTTAAATGTATTAATAGATGAAAAAAGCGTATCAAAAGCAGCTAATAAGCTTGCTTTAACTCAACCAGCGATGAGTAATGCGTTAAAACGTTTAAGAGATTTATTTGATGATCCTTTGCTGGTACGAGCTGCGGGCTCTATGACTCCAACAGCCAAAGCACTGTCGCTCAAACCTGAAATTGAAGCGCTGCTTAAAATGGCAGAGGAGATCACTCAACCAAGCGAGCAATTTAACCCAGCAACTGCGCAAGTTACATTTCGTATTATGGCAAACGATTATTTAGAATCGACTCTAATTGCCCCCTTTATTTGCGAGCAACTAGCTAAAAACCCGGGCATTGACTTTGATGTGCTTAGTCCCAGTGATGTAAATTTACAAGATATGGAAAAAGGCACTATCGATTTGGCAATAAATCGTTTTAATGGTCTGCCGCGCTCTTTTCATCAAGCGACTGTATGGCGAGATAATTATTGTTGTTTAACCCACCCAAATAATAATTTTTTAACGCATGCTAACTTAAATCAATACCTACAAAGCGAACATATATGGGTTAACCGCGCAGGCTGGGGGCCAGAGCCCGCAGTGACCAATAAGTCAGGAAAACAAAAATTAGGCTGGGTAGATGAAGCTTTGTGGCAATTAGAACAAACCCGTAAAATACGCGTATTTACTCGCCATTACATGATTGCCAGCTTACTGTGTCAATCTGAGCAACTCATAGCTACGCTACCCCGTCGTCAAGCAAAGCTATTAACCAGTCACACTAATTTAGTGATTAGCCCAGTACCATTTCAAGTCGTCCCTATAGAAGTAAAAATGATATGGAGCCCGTTATTACACCACACACCAGCGCATCAATGGCTTAGACGTGGGTTATTAGCGTTCGCAAATACAGTGGTTGATAGGTAA
- the icd gene encoding NADP-dependent isocitrate dehydrogenase: MQYQHIKVPDNGDNIHIDDQGQWHIPEQPIIAYIDGDGVGLDVMPVMRQVVDAAIEHCYGKERKIHWMQVYNGEQAAKLYDGDWFPQETINAVRECKIAIKGPLTTPLGGGFRSLNVALRHEMDLFVNMRTIKGFSALPSPLKNPFTTNITVLRDSSEDVYSGIEWQAGSVESEKVLDFLCEEMGVTRLRFAQECGIGIKNISKEGSERLIRFAINYSLKNERESLTLVHKGNVLKFTDGAFKRWGFALAKQEYNAKEHENGRWLEIQRTNLPPLIIKEVIADNMLQQCLMDPAQFDVVATTNQNGDFLADMLSAQVGGVGIMPAANLNTEVAFFEPTHGTFERIAGQDKANPSSSILSSVLMLKYMGWVEAACLIENALETTFASGQVTFDLAHSNHNSTTLSCKQFASKVIEHF; encoded by the coding sequence ATGCAGTATCAACATATTAAGGTGCCAGACAATGGCGACAATATTCACATTGATGATCAAGGACAGTGGCATATACCCGAACAACCTATTATTGCCTATATTGACGGTGATGGGGTTGGTTTAGATGTGATGCCAGTAATGCGTCAAGTAGTGGATGCTGCCATAGAGCATTGTTATGGCAAGGAACGTAAGATACATTGGATGCAGGTGTATAATGGTGAACAAGCGGCCAAGCTTTATGATGGCGACTGGTTCCCTCAAGAAACCATAAATGCGGTACGTGAATGCAAAATTGCTATAAAAGGGCCGCTAACCACACCTTTAGGTGGCGGGTTTCGCTCTCTTAATGTTGCGCTTCGCCATGAAATGGATTTATTTGTTAATATGCGTACTATAAAAGGCTTTAGTGCTTTACCCTCGCCATTAAAAAACCCCTTTACCACTAACATTACCGTGTTGCGCGATAGTAGTGAAGATGTTTATTCAGGAATTGAATGGCAGGCGGGGAGTGTTGAAAGTGAAAAAGTGCTCGATTTTTTGTGTGAAGAAATGGGCGTAACCCGTCTTCGTTTCGCTCAAGAGTGTGGTATAGGGATTAAAAATATATCTAAAGAAGGGTCAGAGCGATTAATACGCTTTGCCATTAATTATTCCCTTAAAAATGAGAGAGAGTCACTTACGTTAGTGCACAAAGGTAATGTTCTTAAATTTACCGATGGGGCGTTTAAACGCTGGGGCTTTGCGCTCGCAAAACAAGAATATAATGCCAAAGAACATGAAAATGGGCGTTGGCTTGAAATACAACGAACCAATTTACCCCCCTTGATTATTAAAGAAGTGATTGCCGATAATATGTTGCAGCAATGCTTGATGGATCCTGCGCAATTTGATGTGGTGGCTACTACAAATCAAAATGGTGACTTTTTAGCCGATATGCTCAGTGCACAGGTTGGGGGGGTAGGGATTATGCCTGCCGCCAATTTAAATACAGAGGTGGCTTTTTTTGAGCCGACACATGGCACGTTCGAGCGAATAGCTGGTCAAGATAAGGCAAACCCGAGCAGTAGCATATTAAGTTCAGTGTTAATGCTTAAGTATATGGGATGGGTTGAAGCGGCATGTTTAATCGAAAACGCCTTAGAAACTACATTTGCCAGTGGGCAGGTAACTTTTGATTTGGCTCATTCAAATCATAACTCGACAACCTTAAGCTGCAAACAATTTGCTAGTAAGGTTATCGAGCACTTTTAA
- a CDS encoding 7TM diverse intracellular signaling domain-containing protein, whose protein sequence is MPMKAVLKLFLYCVFLCFSNLAPADTLAPIVYTLKQQDTDLLGQGHVFQVTSGTFPRNHSEIEMWLEDKQPQSRTSFFGGSFWFVIALENKTDLDELVLYPYNTLLSKIETRIYDISNFDEPIKQYVTGGGYPNEFAFHYGNKVKLTPNRSYVLIAKFQSEYFYTPPKLVLSSYDDFFVRKTSDNMIMLLCFGVGIALGLYNFLIYLGDRDKTHLYYAMFTACWVLAWSQFFHIPDQIFGFYNAHFHWLGFTLIPITNILFFNSLLKLKDTSPKLSRLSIYLGIVATAGAPFAMVWPGFGFIWATLVTGATLSLGMVVGIRSWISGFKPARYFVLAYLAMAIPNMVGNLTNLGLIEPIKMDLYLLGLIGTALDAVLLAFAVANKFSILHHQNVELTKNLEHKVELRTQELQQLAEELRDASEAKSRFLANMSHEIRTPMTSIIGYADGIILGDIQPHERNHGIRVILQNSRHVLGLINDILDMSKIEANRLEIELVETDLFATIAEIESLLGKQIRDKGLKFKVDYQFPLPDWIVSDPTRLRQILLNLATNALKFTTQGYIMLTVSCNQKQLIIKVEDTGIGMTESEQKDLFTPFHQADSSISRKYGGTGLGLNISKSLANKLNGDITVFSVVGRGSEFCFTMELNTTEHTQWVNAFDDIRKPQTKELFLNNSQRNLVGRVLVAEDHPENRQLIKRILERMGLTVVAVENGRDAAQAAMDESFDLILLDIQMPIMDGEQAIKIIQATGVTTPIVALTANTMKHEIDRYLKQGFTDHIAKPIDRSCFSSKIASYLDIDICENIKLPDEEFALLKQEYIKGLNKQKDTLVSQFKQGDITGFARSVHMIKGTAGMFECKALYKQAVDFETNLKSSPDAFDIQQVEALLNAIDVILTVKKAP, encoded by the coding sequence ATGCCAATGAAGGCAGTTCTAAAGCTATTTTTATATTGTGTATTTTTGTGCTTTAGCAATTTAGCGCCGGCAGATACACTCGCTCCTATTGTTTATACTTTAAAACAACAAGATACTGATTTGCTCGGTCAGGGTCATGTATTTCAGGTAACGAGTGGTACTTTTCCCCGTAACCACAGTGAAATAGAAATGTGGCTTGAAGATAAACAACCACAATCAAGAACATCGTTTTTTGGTGGTAGTTTTTGGTTTGTCATAGCACTTGAAAATAAAACAGATTTAGATGAACTGGTGCTCTATCCGTATAACACGTTACTTTCAAAAATCGAAACCCGGATTTATGATATATCGAACTTTGATGAACCAATAAAGCAGTATGTCACTGGGGGGGGTTACCCAAATGAGTTTGCATTTCACTATGGGAATAAAGTTAAGCTGACGCCTAATCGTTCTTACGTATTAATTGCAAAATTTCAAAGTGAATATTTTTATACTCCACCAAAATTAGTGCTTTCATCTTATGACGATTTTTTTGTAAGAAAAACCTCAGACAACATGATTATGTTGCTGTGCTTTGGGGTTGGTATTGCGTTAGGTTTATACAATTTTCTTATTTACTTGGGTGATAGAGATAAAACCCATTTGTACTACGCCATGTTCACAGCATGCTGGGTGTTGGCTTGGAGTCAGTTTTTTCATATACCGGATCAAATTTTTGGTTTTTACAATGCCCATTTTCATTGGTTAGGTTTTACTTTAATTCCAATCACAAATATTTTATTTTTTAACAGCTTACTTAAATTAAAAGACACGTCTCCTAAGTTATCTCGATTATCAATCTACTTAGGCATTGTTGCCACCGCAGGCGCACCTTTTGCAATGGTTTGGCCTGGTTTTGGCTTTATTTGGGCCACTTTAGTAACAGGGGCAACTTTATCTCTAGGTATGGTTGTTGGTATACGAAGCTGGATCAGTGGCTTTAAACCAGCTCGCTATTTTGTTCTCGCCTATTTGGCTATGGCCATTCCTAATATGGTTGGCAATTTAACTAATCTAGGACTTATTGAGCCAATAAAAATGGATCTCTATTTACTTGGACTTATTGGCACAGCGCTCGATGCAGTATTACTTGCTTTTGCTGTCGCAAATAAATTCAGTATTTTGCATCATCAGAATGTTGAACTGACTAAAAATTTGGAACACAAGGTCGAACTGCGTACCCAAGAGTTACAACAATTGGCGGAAGAGCTTCGTGATGCAAGTGAAGCTAAAAGTCGATTTTTAGCTAACATGAGCCATGAGATCCGCACCCCAATGACATCCATTATTGGTTATGCTGATGGGATAATTTTAGGTGATATACAGCCTCATGAAAGAAATCATGGGATCAGGGTGATTTTGCAAAACAGTCGTCATGTACTTGGGCTAATTAACGATATTTTGGATATGTCGAAAATTGAGGCTAACCGTTTAGAGATAGAATTAGTTGAAACGGATTTGTTTGCCACTATTGCTGAAATTGAATCATTACTAGGAAAGCAAATCCGCGATAAAGGCTTAAAATTCAAAGTTGATTATCAATTTCCATTACCAGATTGGATAGTCTCAGATCCAACTCGACTTAGGCAAATATTATTAAATTTAGCAACCAATGCACTTAAATTTACTACCCAGGGCTACATAATGCTGACGGTGAGTTGCAATCAAAAGCAACTAATAATTAAAGTTGAAGACACCGGTATTGGTATGACCGAAAGCGAGCAAAAAGACCTATTTACTCCCTTTCACCAAGCTGACTCGTCAATTTCTCGTAAATACGGTGGTACTGGACTTGGCTTAAATATATCAAAAAGCTTAGCAAATAAACTAAATGGCGATATTACTGTATTTTCTGTGGTAGGTAGGGGTAGCGAGTTTTGCTTTACTATGGAGTTAAATACAACCGAACATACGCAATGGGTTAACGCATTTGACGATATACGTAAACCACAAACCAAAGAGCTATTTTTAAATAATAGTCAGCGAAATTTAGTGGGTAGAGTACTTGTGGCTGAAGACCATCCAGAAAATCGTCAGCTTATTAAGCGAATTTTAGAGCGGATGGGGTTAACCGTTGTCGCTGTTGAAAATGGTCGAGATGCAGCGCAAGCAGCGATGGATGAAAGCTTCGACTTAATTTTATTAGATATTCAAATGCCAATTATGGATGGTGAGCAAGCAATTAAGATTATACAAGCAACAGGGGTAACAACACCCATTGTGGCGCTCACTGCTAACACGATGAAGCATGAAATTGATCGCTATTTAAAACAAGGTTTTACTGATCATATTGCCAAACCTATAGATAGAAGCTGTTTTAGTAGTAAAATTGCAAGTTATCTTGATATTGATATATGCGAGAACATTAAGCTACCCGATGAGGAGTTTGCACTACTCAAGCAGGAATATATTAAAGGGTTAAATAAACAAAAAGACACGTTAGTGTCTCAATTTAAGCAGGGTGATATAACGGGTTTTGCACGCAGCGTGCATATGATCAAAGGAACGGCTGGAATGTTTGAATGCAAAGCGTTGTATAAACAGGCTGTTGATTTTGAAACAAACTTAAAGTCTTCACCTGACGCTTTCGACATACAACAAGTTGAGGCTCTACTCAATGCGATTGACGTTATTTTAACCGTTAAAAAAGCACCTTAA
- a CDS encoding TonB-dependent receptor, whose product MKNKGKLLNKNIWLVCLPGFLLPLQAKVVVEGKSDDQPNMEIIEVYAQKRAQKIEEVGISVSTVTGDDLKAQQVKDSTELSVFAPNLKISQNAAEGTPPAVNIRGVGLVDYNTANTSPVAMYVDEIAVGSASNQIVNLFDIEQIDILRGPQGTLFGRNSTGGAILIRSKRPEFEQSGYLSTGVANNNATSVDAMFNSAIGENTAVRVALNHQNYDYSTNNIFADSPTAGMRQTNGRVSFLADFDTVQLLIKGHISDWDGIVQPVGSIGVIANPLTGERCSPAQAGSTTCFDNFGFNDGSDDFYTVSVNNNSPHKTDGKGGSAHVNWQLDTHNELISLTSYNKLKRDHAFNCDGSPARLCEGNLGLNTDLVTQEFRLQSQLAEHFLTTGIYYADESIIQDNVNDILRDYRGILETDLTATFFYDNRIKTKSIAAFTQLDYQLNQDWLITAGLRYSYESLDYDSTSQLNIILDPNDLTGVKVPFYRVQGEQSDNGISGQLAVNVKLDDATYGYYRFANGAKSGGYNGGFLSSVEQAQLADYQKERLNSHEIGSKSWWPQLGMRFNWAAFYYDYNDQQVFMNQPSVSDQSPPIQLLENVADSTIYGLEADFEYWLTDDLNVKFAMGYIPHAEFEEYVDPLGNALTDNRLPFTSKWNLSAGIEYTLELANHPLTTQLLVDYQSDYYFDQNQNPYAMQDGYSIFNANIQYQHDNWAIAIWGKNLFGTQYSHLKFDLSSFLGMLEDFKGEGRRFGLDVSYQF is encoded by the coding sequence ATGAAAAATAAAGGCAAGCTTCTGAATAAAAATATATGGTTGGTATGCTTACCAGGTTTTTTACTACCACTGCAGGCGAAAGTTGTTGTAGAGGGTAAAAGTGATGATCAGCCTAATATGGAAATCATTGAGGTTTATGCGCAAAAAAGAGCGCAAAAAATTGAAGAAGTCGGCATTTCTGTTAGCACAGTAACAGGGGATGATCTCAAAGCGCAACAGGTTAAAGACTCAACAGAGTTATCTGTATTTGCCCCTAATTTAAAAATTAGCCAAAACGCAGCGGAAGGTACACCGCCAGCGGTTAATATTCGTGGTGTTGGATTAGTTGATTACAATACAGCTAATACATCGCCGGTGGCTATGTATGTTGATGAAATAGCCGTGGGCTCTGCCAGTAACCAAATTGTTAACTTGTTTGATATTGAGCAGATTGACATTTTGCGCGGCCCTCAAGGAACTTTATTTGGTCGTAATTCCACTGGTGGGGCTATTTTAATCCGCTCTAAACGCCCTGAGTTTGAACAAAGTGGTTATTTAAGTACAGGTGTTGCTAATAATAATGCAACCAGTGTTGATGCTATGTTTAATTCAGCTATTGGAGAAAACACAGCCGTTCGTGTTGCGCTAAACCATCAAAATTATGATTATTCTACAAACAATATTTTTGCTGATTCACCAACAGCGGGCATGCGGCAAACAAATGGTCGAGTATCTTTTTTAGCTGACTTTGACACTGTCCAGTTGTTGATAAAAGGGCATATTTCTGATTGGGATGGCATAGTTCAGCCTGTTGGCAGTATTGGGGTTATTGCAAACCCATTAACAGGAGAGCGATGCTCGCCAGCACAAGCAGGTTCAACCACCTGTTTTGATAACTTTGGATTTAATGATGGCAGTGATGATTTTTATACAGTAAGCGTTAATAATAATTCGCCACATAAAACCGATGGTAAGGGAGGGAGTGCCCATGTTAATTGGCAATTGGATACACACAATGAGCTTATTTCACTAACTAGCTATAACAAGTTAAAGCGTGATCATGCCTTTAACTGTGATGGCTCTCCAGCACGGTTATGTGAAGGCAATTTAGGTTTAAATACTGATTTAGTAACGCAAGAGTTTCGGTTGCAATCTCAGCTCGCAGAGCATTTTCTTACAACGGGAATTTATTATGCTGATGAGTCTATTATTCAAGACAATGTAAATGATATTTTACGAGATTATCGAGGCATTTTAGAGACAGATTTAACCGCTACTTTTTTCTATGATAATAGGATAAAAACAAAGAGCATTGCAGCGTTTACCCAACTTGACTATCAATTAAACCAAGATTGGCTAATTACCGCTGGGCTTCGTTATTCTTATGAGTCTTTAGATTACGACTCAACATCCCAGCTTAATATTATTTTAGACCCTAACGATTTAACCGGAGTTAAGGTGCCATTTTATCGTGTTCAGGGAGAGCAATCAGATAATGGCATTTCTGGTCAGTTGGCTGTGAACGTTAAGCTGGATGATGCGACCTATGGCTATTATCGATTTGCTAATGGCGCAAAAAGCGGAGGCTATAACGGTGGGTTTTTATCATCGGTTGAACAAGCACAGCTTGCTGATTATCAAAAAGAACGATTGAACTCACATGAAATTGGCTCAAAGTCTTGGTGGCCACAGTTGGGCATGCGATTTAATTGGGCTGCATTTTATTATGATTATAATGACCAACAGGTGTTTATGAATCAGCCTTCAGTATCTGATCAGAGCCCGCCTATTCAATTATTAGAAAATGTGGCAGATTCGACTATATATGGCCTAGAGGCTGATTTTGAGTATTGGCTGACCGATGATTTGAATGTTAAGTTTGCTATGGGTTATATACCCCATGCAGAGTTTGAAGAATATGTTGATCCTTTAGGTAACGCATTAACTGATAATCGCTTGCCATTTACCTCAAAATGGAACCTCAGTGCAGGCATTGAATACACGCTTGAGTTGGCGAATCACCCACTAACAACGCAATTATTAGTTGATTATCAATCCGACTATTATTTTGATCAGAATCAAAACCCTTATGCTATGCAAGATGGCTATAGTATTTTTAACGCAAACATACAGTATCAACATGATAACTGGGCGATTGCTATTTGGGGAAAAAACCTATTTGGTACGCAATATAGCCACTTAAAATTTGATTTAAGCTCTTTCCTTGGCATGCTTGAAGACTTTAAAGGTGAAGGCAGGCGTTTTGGTTTAGATGTTAGTTATCAGTTTTAA